The following proteins come from a genomic window of Geomonas sp. RF6:
- the map gene encoding type I methionyl aminopeptidase encodes MIVLKSPAEIEKMRGAGKIVAEILAILKERVVPGVTLLELDAISEREALKRKARPAFKGYSGFPYSLCCSVNEQVVHGMPSKRELVPGDIVSLDFGVIYNGFYGDAAYTFPVGPVSASAGRLLAVTEESLYAAIEKAQVGNRLSDVSHAVQSYVEERGFSVVRDFVGHGIGKELHEGPQIPNFGAPGKGPKLRAGMVLAIEPMINEKGYEVRVLEDGWTAVTSDGGLSAHFEHTVAVTDDGPLILSRI; translated from the coding sequence GTGATCGTTCTCAAGTCCCCTGCAGAGATAGAAAAGATGAGGGGCGCCGGCAAGATCGTTGCCGAGATACTGGCGATCCTTAAAGAGCGGGTGGTGCCTGGTGTGACACTTCTCGAACTCGATGCCATCTCGGAGCGGGAAGCGTTGAAGAGGAAGGCGCGTCCTGCCTTCAAAGGGTATAGCGGGTTTCCCTACTCTCTCTGCTGCTCGGTAAACGAGCAGGTCGTTCATGGCATGCCGTCGAAGAGGGAGCTCGTGCCTGGTGACATCGTGAGTCTCGACTTTGGCGTCATCTACAACGGTTTCTACGGTGATGCAGCTTACACCTTTCCTGTCGGACCCGTGTCGGCGTCGGCAGGACGACTCCTTGCCGTGACGGAGGAGTCCTTGTACGCGGCGATTGAAAAGGCGCAGGTTGGTAACAGGCTTTCCGATGTCTCCCATGCAGTTCAGAGCTACGTGGAGGAGCGCGGCTTCTCCGTAGTTCGCGACTTCGTCGGGCACGGGATCGGGAAGGAGTTGCACGAGGGGCCGCAGATCCCCAATTTCGGCGCACCCGGGAAGGGACCGAAGCTTCGGGCCGGGATGGTTCTCGCCATCGAGCCCATGATCAATGAAAAGGGGTACGAGGTGCGGGTGCTGGAGGACGGCTGGACGGCCGTTACCAGCGACGGCGGACTCTCCGCCCACTTCGAGCATACGGTGGCGGTAACGGACGACGGTCCGCTGATTCTTTCACGTATCTAA
- the rpsK gene encoding 30S ribosomal protein S11 yields MASPAKKVVKKKKEKKNIPTGVAHIQATFNNTMITITDPVGNVVAWSTSGAKGFKGSRKSTPFAAQMAAEDCAKKAQEHGMRTIEVYVKGPGSGRESALRALQAAGFSVSFIRDVTPIPHNGCRPPKRRRV; encoded by the coding sequence ATGGCGAGCCCGGCTAAGAAAGTCGTAAAGAAGAAAAAAGAGAAGAAGAATATCCCCACTGGCGTTGCCCACATTCAGGCGACGTTCAACAATACCATGATCACCATCACCGACCCGGTCGGGAATGTGGTGGCATGGAGCACCTCCGGCGCGAAAGGCTTCAAGGGTTCCCGCAAGAGCACCCCGTTTGCCGCCCAGATGGCTGCAGAGGACTGCGCCAAGAAGGCACAGGAGCACGGCATGCGCACCATCGAGGTGTACGTCAAGGGCCCCGGCTCCGGCCGCGAGTCCGCGCTGCGCGCGCTTCAGGCCGCAGGGTTCAGCGTGAGCTTCATTCGTGACGTTACGCCGATCCCGCACAACGGCTGCCGTCCGCCGAAGAGAAGAAGAGTCTAG
- the rpmJ gene encoding 50S ribosomal protein L36 — translation MKVRASVKKICVKCKIVKRKGIVRVICETPKHSQRQG, via the coding sequence ATGAAGGTTCGGGCATCGGTAAAGAAGATCTGTGTGAAGTGCAAGATAGTCAAACGCAAAGGGATCGTCAGGGTCATTTGCGAGACGCCGAAACATTCACAGAGACAAGGCTAA
- the rpsD gene encoding 30S ribosomal protein S4: MARYTGPSCRLCRREGTELFLKGERCFTDKCATKRRSYPPGQHGQGRVKVSDYGTQLREKQKVRRIYGILENQFRGYFEQADRMKGVTGENLLFLLERRLDNVVYRLGFATSRSEARQLVRHGHFTLNGRKVNIPSIQAKAGDVLQVREKSRKIASITESLEGVVRRGIPQWLELDKDAFKGTVKLLPVREDITMPIQEQLIVELYSK; the protein is encoded by the coding sequence TTGGCTAGGTATACAGGTCCCTCATGCAGGTTGTGCAGAAGGGAAGGCACGGAGCTGTTTCTTAAAGGTGAGCGTTGCTTCACGGATAAGTGTGCCACTAAGAGAAGGAGCTATCCGCCGGGCCAGCACGGTCAGGGGCGCGTGAAAGTATCTGATTACGGCACTCAGCTGCGCGAGAAGCAGAAGGTGCGCCGTATTTATGGGATCCTCGAGAACCAGTTCCGCGGCTACTTCGAGCAGGCTGACCGGATGAAAGGTGTAACGGGCGAGAACCTGCTCTTCCTCCTCGAGAGGAGGCTGGACAACGTGGTGTACCGCCTCGGCTTCGCCACTTCCCGTTCGGAAGCGCGCCAGCTGGTGCGTCACGGCCACTTCACTCTCAACGGCCGCAAGGTGAATATCCCCTCTATCCAGGCGAAAGCGGGCGACGTGCTGCAGGTGCGCGAGAAGAGCCGCAAGATCGCGAGCATCACTGAATCCCTCGAAGGCGTCGTGCGCAGGGGCATCCCGCAGTGGCTCGAGCTGGACAAGGATGCTTTCAAAGGCACCGTGAAACTCCTCCCGGTACGGGAAGACATCACCATGCCGATTCAGGAACAGTTGATCGTCGAGCTCTACTCCAAGTAA
- a CDS encoding DNA-directed RNA polymerase subunit alpha, with translation MYRNWRDLIKPKKLQVETETLTNTYGKFYAEPFERGFGTTLGTALRRVLISSLQGAAIVSVKAKGVLHEFSAIPGVTEDVTDIILNLKGVRLKMHGNEPRVIRIVQKGEGVVKAKDIITDQNVEILNPEHHIATCSKDANLEMDLVVKVGKGYVPADRNRDEKAPVGTIPIDAIFSPISKVNFTVTNARVGQITDYDKLTVELWSDGSVKPQDAVAYASKIIKDQLSIFINFDEDVEPQEEAEPEEERERFNENLYRSVDELELSVRSANCLKNAGIKLIGELVSRTEAEMLKTQNFGRKSLNEIKDILVDMGLTLGMKLDNFPDPEVMRRLRGEQKEE, from the coding sequence ATGTATAGAAACTGGCGCGATCTGATCAAACCGAAGAAGCTCCAGGTTGAGACAGAGACGCTCACCAATACATACGGCAAGTTCTACGCCGAACCCTTCGAAAGGGGGTTCGGCACCACACTCGGCACCGCACTTCGCCGGGTGCTCATCTCCTCGCTGCAGGGAGCCGCTATCGTCTCCGTGAAAGCGAAAGGTGTGCTGCACGAATTTTCCGCTATCCCGGGTGTCACCGAGGACGTCACCGACATCATCCTGAACCTGAAAGGTGTACGCCTCAAGATGCACGGCAACGAGCCGCGCGTCATCAGGATCGTTCAGAAGGGCGAAGGTGTGGTGAAGGCGAAGGACATCATCACTGACCAGAACGTGGAGATTCTCAACCCCGAGCACCACATCGCCACCTGCTCCAAGGATGCAAACCTGGAGATGGACCTTGTTGTGAAAGTCGGCAAAGGGTACGTTCCCGCCGACCGCAACCGCGACGAGAAGGCACCGGTGGGGACGATCCCCATCGACGCGATCTTCTCCCCGATCTCCAAGGTCAACTTCACCGTCACCAACGCCCGCGTCGGGCAGATCACAGACTACGACAAGCTCACTGTCGAGCTGTGGTCCGACGGCAGCGTGAAGCCCCAGGATGCAGTCGCCTACGCATCGAAGATCATCAAGGATCAGCTCTCCATCTTCATCAACTTCGACGAGGATGTGGAGCCCCAGGAAGAGGCCGAGCCGGAAGAGGAGAGGGAGCGGTTCAACGAGAACCTGTACCGTTCCGTCGACGAGCTGGAGCTTTCGGTCCGCTCCGCGAACTGCCTCAAAAATGCCGGGATCAAGCTCATCGGCGAGCTCGTCTCCCGCACCGAGGCGGAGATGCTGAAGACCCAGAACTTCGGCAGGAAGTCCCTGAACGAGATCAAGGACATCCTGGTGGACATGGGGCTTACGCTCGGCATGAAGCTGGACAACTTCCCTGATCCAGAGGTAATGCGTCGTCTGCGTGGTGAGCAGAAGGAAGAATAG
- the rplQ gene encoding 50S ribosomal protein L17: MRHNNAGRRLGRTTSHRTAMFRNMVTSFLEHEKITTTDAKAKELRSIAERMITLGKKGDLHATRQAAAFIRDKKVVTKLFSVIAPRFADRPGGYTRIIKLGIRPGDNAPVSVLELVEAEMKPKKAAKPAPAKAAVEAAPAAVAVEAETPAE, translated from the coding sequence ATGCGTCACAATAATGCGGGTAGAAGATTAGGAAGGACCACGAGCCACCGTACTGCGATGTTCAGGAACATGGTGACTTCGTTTCTCGAGCACGAAAAGATCACCACTACGGACGCCAAGGCGAAGGAGCTCCGCTCCATCGCTGAGCGTATGATCACCCTCGGCAAGAAGGGCGATCTGCACGCGACGAGGCAGGCTGCTGCCTTCATCCGCGACAAGAAGGTTGTGACGAAGCTGTTCTCCGTCATCGCACCTCGCTTCGCTGATCGTCCCGGCGGCTACACCAGGATCATCAAGCTGGGGATCCGCCCCGGCGACAATGCTCCGGTATCCGTTCTGGAACTGGTGGAAGCGGAGATGAAGCCGAAGAAGGCTGCCAAGCCGGCACCGGCCAAGGCCGCCGTCGAAGCTGCTCCGGCAGCAGTAGCTGTCGAGGCCGAGACTCCGGCAGAGTAA
- the rpsM gene encoding 30S ribosomal protein S13 has translation MARIAGIDLPKNKRIEIALTYIYGIGRSLSQEILTATGVDFNTRCDNLTESEIAKIRDYIDKNVKVEGDLRRDISMSIKRLMDLGCYRGLRHRKGLPVRGQRTKTNARTRKGPARTVAGKKK, from the coding sequence TTGGCACGTATCGCAGGGATAGACCTACCAAAGAATAAACGCATAGAGATCGCCTTGACCTATATCTACGGCATCGGCAGATCTTTGTCCCAGGAGATTCTCACCGCAACAGGTGTTGACTTCAATACTCGCTGCGACAATCTTACGGAGTCCGAGATCGCGAAGATCAGGGACTACATCGACAAGAACGTCAAGGTCGAAGGGGATCTGCGCCGTGATATCTCCATGAGCATCAAGCGCTTGATGGATCTCGGCTGCTACCGCGGGCTGCGTCACAGGAAGGGTCTGCCGGTTCGCGGTCAACGCACCAAGACCAACGCGCGCACCAGGAAAGGGCCGGCTCGTACGGTCGCTGGCAAGAAGAAATAA
- a CDS encoding adenylate kinase, producing the protein MNLILLGPPGVGKGTQAKLLIDRFGIPQISTGDMLRAAVKGLTPMGMKAKEFMDAGALVPDSVVIGIVQERLGQDDCARGFILDGFPRTVAQADALSEVLSGLSRSIDAVVSLSVDKDEVLKRLTGRRACHGCGAVYHLEFAPPKASGRCDACGGELYQRDDDKEATILRRLEVYDEQTAPLISYYEAAGLLRAVPGAGSVEGIHEAIVAALKAS; encoded by the coding sequence ATGAATCTGATCCTGCTTGGACCCCCGGGGGTCGGCAAAGGCACTCAGGCAAAACTTCTGATCGACAGGTTCGGGATCCCGCAGATATCCACTGGTGATATGCTGCGGGCTGCCGTTAAAGGGCTTACCCCTATGGGGATGAAGGCGAAGGAGTTCATGGACGCCGGCGCCCTCGTTCCCGACAGCGTCGTTATCGGTATTGTCCAGGAGCGGCTCGGCCAGGATGACTGCGCACGCGGTTTCATCCTCGACGGCTTCCCTAGGACGGTCGCCCAGGCTGACGCGTTGAGCGAAGTTCTTTCCGGGCTGTCGCGCTCCATTGATGCCGTCGTCTCTCTCAGTGTCGACAAGGATGAAGTCCTGAAGCGCCTGACCGGGCGTCGCGCCTGCCACGGGTGTGGTGCCGTCTATCATCTCGAGTTCGCTCCCCCCAAGGCCTCCGGTCGCTGCGATGCTTGCGGCGGTGAGCTCTATCAGAGGGATGACGACAAGGAGGCGACGATTCTTCGCCGTCTCGAAGTCTACGACGAGCAGACTGCGCCGCTAATCAGTTATTACGAGGCTGCCGGTCTTCTCCGTGCTGTTCCGGGCGCCGGGTCCGTTGAAGGGATTCATGAGGCGATCGTAGCAGCTCTGAAGGCATCGTAA